In the genome of Onychostoma macrolepis isolate SWU-2019 chromosome 10, ASM1243209v1, whole genome shotgun sequence, the window AGATGATTTTTCTTCACCTATTTCATGAgttgatttatgtatttattattgacttaatttattatattgttaatatttattatttatttcatgttaaaaaaGGATATTGTGTCATTTTTGTTCTATAGTCCGTTCTATCAccaaaatgcaaataaatagcCTATAAAATTTTAAACACCTATTTCATGATATGTCTTGAATTGTGTTGTTTCATGTTGTATATattgttttgtacctttttttcctcTAAATTTTAactatagtttatttttattacaatataacaTATTgacaaaatgcaaataaatagcctataaaatgctttaaacagatatttttttgtctttttaccTTAAAAGTGTTTTCTAAAATTTGTGTATTTAAACAGGTTCCCATTGTGACAACATACCACATTTAGTGTGACCactggggcatgttgtcacaaaagCTTAATAAGTGATAAATGAATTATGTCTTCTTTTCCCTGGGCAATAATCAtgtgtagtttttttgttttgcattcaaggcatttttatttttagacatttgTCTCTATATAGAAACTGACTACGTAGAAATATTTTACAAGTGTAATAACTAGTCTGCTCTATACACAAACAAAATCCAAAAGGCATAACGTACCCGGTTCACATCGAAGTTCTCCTGGGGCTGGAGGACGGGCTCATCGGGCAGCGGCCCAGCATGCAACAGGCCCAGGAGCGGCAGCAGAAACACCACAACAACACTCTTCATTCTGACTCTCTGTGATCCAAATGAAGATGTGAAGAACCACGACTGTCTCTCCATCCACAGGACATCGACCTGCGGGCCAAGTGTGCAACACCACCCCCAAAACCAGTCCagcaaaacaaacagaacaaaggTCTTCTTATCTGCATATTGACTCCAACCTATTTGTGCCTTGTGTTCTTGTTTGCTTTGGCTGAAATTCTGACATATACAACATTACACAACATTAATATTAGCATGATTCTGTTAAATGTAAGCATGTAAGAATCAAAATGAGACGAGAGTTTCATCTTCAGTTTTTTTGCCAAGTGACTTTATATaacaaatgttttgaatttatgaaacaaaaacagatttgcTCTGCAACAAATACCATTTTTATGTAGAATTACCAAACATCTGTTACAAAAAATGGCATCCAGCGAGCGCGATTGTTCAGTCACAAACGCAATAGCCAGTTCATATTTTTCCTGTTAACACAATCTTTGAGAAATCTGTATACTTATTCGCACATTAACTTTCATTTCTCATGCCAAACTCCAGATGTGAATAACATACACGATATGatcagaaaaaaagttttattttttgccagCAAAGATCATCAGACACATGATGATATGCCTAGATTCAGTGTTTTATCATAAATATAACTAAGCACAGCAAATGACAATGACATCAAGTTACAAACCGTCACAAACAGACATAATTTTGGCACATTAATGATGATGTGTTTCCTCCAGCTCTAAATGTGATTGTGAACTGAAAGAGAGacaaaacaagtaaaaaacAATATTCAAGGCTGTCAAACTGAGTGAATATCTTCTAGTAGTGTCACGAGGGGAGAAAACGGGGATTGAAAAAACTAGATATGAAGCTCTCGCTTACCTAACTTCCTGAAGGAGGACAGTTTTCTAAAAAGACTATACAAAAATGAGAGATTTTGTGAGAATTTTGCAGACAGTACAACTACTTtagacaataaataaacaaacatttaaatggatTGTGAACAAAGGTTAATTCTTAAGCAATTATTTGTGTGTCCAACCATGTATAGTCTTAAAAAACTATaagaatgctgaaaacagtACGCCAAAAGAGTAGTATGTGTGAATTCAGAGTATTATCCGATTAAAAGTACCCGGATGACTGCCTGGATTCTGAAGTGTGCATTCAATGGAcgctttactatcccatgaggccataATTTTGTGATTTCAGACAACCAaatatatcaaattattaaaatcttcTCCTCAGGTGTCCTATCAGAGTAACCAAATATCACTTCATCTATAAACATGAGCCATTAATATTTGACAACCACTTAACTCTCCAATTACTTTATGTCGTCAATTTGAACAGCATTGCGATGTCATTCAAACCCTAAAGAGCCTTTTACACATTCATTCAgttttcagccaaaaatgaaaattctgttgtcatttactcaccctcgtgttgttACAGACCTGTATGAGTAGGGCGTAAAATCGATTAAATCGCTtccaaaacatttgatttatattatatataaatatatttaaatatacactgcatgtgtgtgtgtgtactttattgctgtcaaacaattaatcgcatccaaaataaaagtttttgtttacataataaatgtgtgtgtactgtgtatatttattatgtatatataaatacaatcacatgcatgtatatatttaagaaaaatatgttatgtctatatattaaatatattcatatataatataaaatataaatgtatatacaagtatattaaatatatactgcatgtgtgtatttatataaataaacacagtacacagacattatgtaaacaaaaaaacttatttcggatgcgattaatcgcaattaatcgtttgacagcaataGCGCATTTATAtcatgtacatataaatataaacagtacaaAGTTTTAAAGGTCCCATTGCGtgaaaatgtcactttatgaggttttttttaacattaatatgagttcccctagcctgcctatggtcccccagtggctagaaatggcgatcggtgtaaaccgagccctgggtatcctgcttcacctttgagaaaatgaaagctcagatgcccaatctggaatcttccctttatgccgtcatacggggaaaggttacctcccctttctctgctttgcccgcccatgagaaaatgagatactaccgtgcgaggtgagcgcaatatttttttttcctcgagagacatcatggcttgcaaacgagcgaagcatgatagttgctcagtgtttggatgtacaaatgaacaccgaagtagttttttagttccttcatccgagcatatggctagcattagctacatgataataactgtaacagcatacataaacaaaccaactaaagtaccgtatccagacacaatattttaaactaaccattcggagacgtcctgctgtagctgctgagttgcaacttcttcatccggtgcttctccatccggatcagattctgggtcaaactgaaaagcttaaatgactgtgtgtctatgagccattgcgatacatccactgtcaacattagcggatggtagcgcaagctggttaaggccacacacccaccctccaccttgccccgcctctctcctcctcattagcatttaaagctacagacacaggaatggcacgtcctaaggaaagctcattgtgagACTGGCTCATAgaggctgaaattctgcaccaaggctgaatttcgggaaacagacttcagatacagtactagggaccacttaggcctatataaaagcatccaaaaagcagcatgtcatgggacctttaagtaaaatacttttgttttggAGTTAATTGATTTTTACAGCCCTATGCATgagtttctttttcttctatttaacacaaaagaagataatgTAAAGAATGTAAGTAACCAAGTAGCTGACGGTACCCATTGACATTAGTccccatagtattttttttacatactatggaagtcgatggctaccgtcaactgtttgtttatcaacattcttcaaaatatcttcttttgtgttcaacagaataaagaaactcatacaggtttggaacgacaagaGGGTTAGTCAGTGatgacacattttcattttggggtgaactgccCCTTTAATTGTCCAGATACAGTCAAACTTGCAGGTGTAAGTGATTTGAGTGGTTTACCAGCAGCTGGTGGAGTCAGTATGGAGTCTTTAGGGAATCCTTGAGCTGTGGCATACACTCTGAACTTCTCCATCACATCTGCCCTCAACTTCTTAGTACGACCTACAGTGAAATTACAGGCACTGAGAACAATTTACAAAGTCAGAGGAACAAGAACACCCTCCCAAAAAGCTTGAGTTGATAAGGGTTGTTTATCGCAGACTCACCATAAAGGGCCACTTGTGTGAACTCCTTGTTAAACTTCTTGTGTTTGAGGACCAGGGCATACTCTGTGTAGTTGGTCTCCACCACAGTAACATCCTTCACCCTTCGGTGAccttaaattacaataaaaaaactgaACGGTAGTATCATTTTCTCAGGCTCAGATCAGTCATATTTGTCTTAAATGTTGACTCACGAGTGCTGTAGTAGGTGAAGACGCCGGGCACAGACGTCTTCTTATAAATGTAGACCTTAGAATGACAGCCAGAGGAACTGCATATGATCACAGGAGATGagtgaatataatataatataatatatttagtgctgtcaagcgattaaatcgcatccaaaataaaagtttttgtttacacacatatatatatatatatatatatatatatatatatatatatatatatatatatatatatatatatatatatatgtgtgtgtgtactttgtatatttattatatatagtcatggccaaaaatattgccacccttggtaaatatgatcaaagaaggctgtgaaaattaatctgtattgttaatccttttgatcttttatttacaaaattcacaaatatctaacctttcattggataagaatttaaaatggggggaaatatcattatgaaataagtgtttttctctaatacacattggccacaattaacgacacccttttattcaatactttttgaaacctccatttgccagtttaacagctctaaatgttctcctataatgcctgatgaggttagaaaacacctgacaagagatcagagaccattccttcatccagaatcactccagaccctttagattcacagctccatgttggtggtgcttctcttcagttcactcattttctacagggttcaggtcagaggactggaatggccagcagaagcttggttttgtgctcagtgacccatttttgtgttgtttttgaggtttgtgtttggattattgtacagttggaagatccaaacatggcccattataagatttctaacagagtcagtcacttattgattttttatctgttggtatttgatagaatccatgatgccatgtgactaaacaagatgtccaggacctccagcagaaatataggcccacaacatcaaaaacacagcagtatatttcattgtacacatggggtactttttatccccaggttcaccaaacccatcttgagtgtttgctgctaaacagctcattttttagtttcatctgaccatagaagccagtcccatctGAAGTCccagtcatgtctgataactgaatatgctggagattgtttttggatgaaatcctcccaaacaacatgtggtgatgttgaaatatattctttggtttttctcattgtgatggatgattaagggaacttgggctttgttttccctcctatttatatttctgtgaaacaggaagccatggctggataatttcatgttcataatcaccctggggtgctcaaaattgtgaatatgatgggaatatacttcagagatattttactcataagaatttctaggggtgccaataattgtgtccaacgtgtatttgagaaaaacatttatttcattatatttccccccattttaaattcttatccaatgaaaggttagatttttgtgaatttttttaataaaagatcaaaaggattaacaatgcagattacttttcacagccttctttgatcatatttaccaagggtgccgatatttttggccatgactgtatataaatatacccacatacagtatatatttagagaatatgtacatgtatttacatgtgtatatttatataatttatattattaataaatatatttaatatataaacataacatattttcccaaaatatatacatgcatgtgtgtgtatttacatatacataataaatatacacagtacacacatatattatgtacacaaaaacttttattttggatgcgattaatcacaattaatcgtttgaaagcacttaatataatataagttaTTTTAGAAACTATTCTTAACTATGTTAACGAAAACAATTGACGAGTCATCACACAGTGtgtgaatataatatatataatataataaatatataataattttaagatgacaataataatatttttggaacTATTCTAACTTCATTATGaattattttctgaaatatGTTTCTCAGTATTAACAGAGTTCAAAGTGCTGTTGTTCTGAATATACATACAATTCTGAACTTGTATGTAAAAGAACTTAtaagttttactgtattatatacaaatatttttcctcTGAAACAAATCATAGGTGAAAATGGGTGTCCTTCACCTTAAACTCCACATGGTCATGTTGACGTTCCCGTTCTCCTTCGGCTCCACTGTGCCCATAGAGATGGTGAGTTTGCTTCTGTGCCGCACAAAACCTGGGGAATCATAGGCCAGACCGACCCGATACCACCTCCCTGcaaactgaacaaacacagtccagctcacagcacacatacatccCATCTTACGAAAATAAGCATAATTAGACAAGGACGTCTTGGAAAAACAACAGCCAAAAAATTTAGCCTGATACTAATGTCCAATCAGTATCAGATAACAAAACTAATATTTTGTCTTCccttaaaaaatgtctttttttcataaaatcTCATGAAGATGCCTTGAGAACTTGGCAGAAAACACTCGGTCCTTGTTGCAACACTGAGCGGTGACCTTTGCCCTAAGCTCTGTTTGTCTGCACTGTCTCTACCGTTAATGCAATCGCTGTCCCCTCAAACGGCCCTGTAGAGCATTACCCCAATCAACATGTCAGTATTTCAGCCCTAGACAAGAAAAACATCCCTAAACAAACATTATTCAGCTGTTTCAATCTCACACAACACCAGCCTGAACTCAACAAAGACCCACTTGTCAAGCTGCTGTTTGGAAATTGCTATTAGTCCAAAACCAGCATAACGGAACCTGCTACTGTACAATCCTACAGACAAAAGGCATTTCATGAAGCTTCAGTGTTTAAAATATCAGCTAAAGTACAAGTTCTCACCCTCTGAAGGTCAAAGTTTTTCTGCGGTTGGATGCTGGCGTGGAGGTCAATCAGAGGCATCAGCAAAAAGATGCTCACCAAGGCGATCTTCATGGTGACGTTGTAGGTACACAGCCAGGGATTGTGGACTCTTCAGGGTCTGCCAGCCACATTAGCTCCTCCCCCTCACCAATCCAGCCAATCACATGCAAGAACACACACCTAACAGAGAGTCCATTCATTGAAGGTACCATGTTTGAAACatacaaatattacaatttcCATCCCACAAAGTCATAAATGTTTCTATACTTTAGACGcaataaagtaaacaaacagGAGCAACTACAgagaattaatatattttttattaatattgattCTTGGATGCCATCGTTTCGAAAGAGCATGATTTACAGCTAGTCTTTAAGACAAGAGGACTTCAGTGTGACGCGGCACACCTCACACACCTCCTCtacatcaacacacacacacacacacacacaccaccggCTCACTCATAGTTTCCCTTCTCTCATCTGCCTCTGCATGTTGTTCCTGAGTACTGAACAGAAATagacaaaataaaagtgcatttATGATCAGTCTTTTCAGAGGGGTGACAAATCGGTACAATTTATAAACAAAACAGAGGAAAAAAGGTCAGTTTTCCTCAACTCACAAAACACATTGGCTTTGGTGCTcaataaaacaagataaaaaacattttgttccTTGAAAATGGTCCTTTGTAGCTTTAAAGCTatattgacaaagcaaaaaaaaaaaaacagtaaataattagttaaatataaaacattagatATCCCTCATAAAACAATTATCAGTGAAAATATTAACACAATTTTGGATGACAACTCAGCCCTTCTATGCATGAATGAGCACAATCTAGTGGACAGACATGAGAACAACAACGCACTTCGCCTACTGCACGCTGCTAACAGGAATGTCACATCATTTCAAGAGAAAAtagtaacaataaaaaaaaaatagacacaCACTTGCACACATAAACTGATCCTCCGAAAACAGAGTTTTTTTATGGTACAGTggaagtatttaaaaaaaaaaaaaaaatacaaaaattattcaCAGCACTGGTTTTGCATTTCACATTGCTAATGCCTTAacaatatatgaaaaaatacattaaattaaaatgcagaaATCTCTGTCAATTACTGAAATTGAAGGTTGTTTGTGCGTTTCTGCAAGTGTGTGTCTTTTTACGTGACTTCAAAAAGACTGTTCAGCCAAAAATTATTCACTtttatgttattccaaacctgtgattttattattattattgttattactttTGGAACACAGAAAAACCTAAAAATTCTAAAacgggggggaaaaaaaaaaaaatcaccataaAATAGACTGAAATTCAAGTTTTCAAGTTGAAATTTACTGATTATTTTCCTCACCTTTTGAAACGCTTTTATTACACCAGGTGACActgcttttttaaatatgtgaaaTGGACAGGAATACAAACAATAAATTCTGCTCTTCTTCTCATATAAAAGTATCACATGGCTTCAGAGGACTTGGAATAAGTCACTTGGATTTTTTTGTCCATTTCAGAATCTTGACAGTTGTTGTGTTCCACTAAAAATGATCAGcattcaggtttggaaagacatgaggggaTTCATTTTGGGTTGAACTGGGAGAGATAATCAAGAGAGGCCTCCGCAAAAGCCTCCTGGTGAGGATTCTTGCTGTCATTggacaaaaccaaaaaaacaagaTTAACTGAGAAATAAAGCTCAACCCACAACAAATCATTACACATCATTcttttacaaaaatacaaaaaaatagcaAGTGATACAAGAAAGggcaaacaacaaaataaaaacaggaacAGGTATTGATGGAGACAACTGCATCCGATTGGCTGACTAACCAATGACATCACTACTGCACCCTTGGCTTTAAGTATCAATTGAAGTCTAAATCACACGTACAGCTATTTGAGTAAATCTCACTTCAtcccaaatttaaaaaaatgaaattctaatgaataaaatgtcttcatttttttctcattactTCAAAGAGAACgaggattttttttcattacgGTAATGAGaacaagttgtttttttttttttgtcgttaTGGTAATGacaacaagatttttttttgtgccatTATTGTAATGAGAATGAGATTTTTtggcattacagtaatgagaatgaggttttttttttttgttgttgttatggtAATGAGAATGAGATTTTATTGTCGTTACGGTAAAGTGAATGAGGATTTTATTGTCATAGTTATGagaatgatattttattatcattacaGTAATGTGAACTTGATTTTTTGTCATTATGGTAATGAAAATGAGATTGTCATTATAGTAatgcaaattaaatttgttattACAGTAGTGTAAATGAGGATTTTATTGCCATTATTGTAATGAGAATGAggattttattatcattatggtaatgaaaatgagttttattttcattatggTACAGAGAATTTGATTTTTCTTATTGAGATAATGtaaagtagattttttttgtcattacgGTAATGAGAATGAGATTTTATTTTGGTTGTTATGGTAAAAAGAATACAAAGTATGGCAATGTGAATTAGATTTCTGTCACTACGGTAATGATGATGAGATAATTTGGGGGTGGGggacattatttttaatgaaaacaaatggCAAACATCGtaaaataggcttcattttctaggctatacatttttatatgtttatatgtttcTGGAGAGATTCACCCAAATAAGGTCTCGGTTTTCCCACATCTGTGCTGTACGTTAATATATAGTGGCCAAAACAGTGACTTGGAGAAATTCAAGTGCCGTCACACAAAATCATCTTgtcacacgtgcacacacacttaAATATTTGCTacgatatataaataaataatgagctGTCAGTGGACGATGGAGAACAGGAAGGTTCGCAAAAGGTGATCAAGCAAAATACATGTGGAAAGGAAAGGATGCCCTTAGATGTAGCGTTAGACACTTTGCATGATGGGAAGGGCGTACAAGCAAGGTCTAGAAAATAAGCTAGCTGTCTACATGGAAGAGACATCTAGGGTCAGTTAGTGTAATGATGCAGGACGAGGGCAATAACACTATCTGGTGACCTGACAGTAAGGCACAGTGCTCTGTTTGCGTCAATCATTCATGCTGCTGAAAGAAAAACTAGAACTCTGATGACAAATAGCCTATATCGCTTTCCCTTCCTTCTCCGCTTCTGCTCTCTTCCCTTTTAGGTCTGGCGCCACTATGCAGACAGATAGGATGTTCGTTCTTTAGCACCAGAGAATTACACTACTTTCATTCGCCTCCATGCAAACTCCACTATAGTGTCCTGTAGAGATTCCTTGTTGGGAACTTAACGGTCTTCACGTCTAGCAAAACGAAGCAAACCCATGAAGCCCAGTCTGCACAATGTCGCACCGGGCTGATCGTTAAAATCTGCTTCCATGCTGACGCTGCATACTAAACAGCTGGAGAGGTACAATGGACACAGTAGCAGTGCAATCATGGACGTCTTCAACGCAGCATGACTTGTAAATAGATGATGAGCTATTCTacaacttaaatatatttggtgCATGTTAAATAAACAGCATTGTTCAAGTCATGGCAGCTGGCAAGTGCACAGCCAGTACTGTGTTTGTATTGCACGTCGATCCTCGTGGTTTTGGTCTGGGCTTGAGGGTGCATTCATGACGGCAGTCACTTGTCAAAACCGTCAAAATGAATACGTTTCAGTCCCGAATCCTGTAGCCAGGCGAGCATTGTGCAGCTGAGGCAAAGGGAAAGCTTTACCATTTGACAGACCTGTGTTTGGTCCTTGTGCCTTTCcttgctgtttgtttttttgtattcttGTTTGCTAAattgcttaat includes:
- the ptgdsa gene encoding prostaglandin D2 synthase a isoform X2; the encoded protein is MKIALVSIFLLMPLIDLHASIQPQKNFDLQRFAGRWYRVGLAYDSPGFVRHRSKLTISMGTVEPKENGNVNMTMWSLSSSGCHSKVYIYKKTSVPGVFTYYSTRHRRVKDVTVVETNYTEYALVLKHKKFNKEFTQVALYGRTKKLRADVMEKFRVYATAQGFPKDSILTPPAAVFLENCPPSGS
- the ptgdsa gene encoding prostaglandin D2 synthase a isoform X1; the encoded protein is MKIALVSIFLLMPLIDLHASIQPQKNFDLQRFAGRWYRVGLAYDSPGFVRHRSKLTISMGTVEPKENGNVNMTMWSLSSSGCHSKVYIYKKTSVPGVFTYYSTRHRRVKDVTVVETNYTEYALVLKHKKFNKEFTQVALYGRTKKLRADVMEKFRVYATAQGFPKDSILTPPAAGKPLKSLTPASLTVSGQLKGQFTPK